A window from Fragaria vesca subsp. vesca linkage group LG5, FraVesHawaii_1.0, whole genome shotgun sequence encodes these proteins:
- the LOC101304487 gene encoding probable pectinesterase/pectinesterase inhibitor 40-like, whose protein sequence is MSPDGGGNSAAEDGGRDRLRRAGVLTLVSLSRSPLKELAVGQEEIGFDMVVAKNGPANFTTIGDAIKAAPNNSLKRINIKVMAGVYDEYIVVEAEKTNLTIIGEGIDKTIITGNRSNATGFGTYYSATIGIQGYGFIAQDLTLENTAGPEGGQAVSLLSESYNSVYFRCKISDYQDTLYAKEGVQFFKGCEIYGTVDFIFGNSQVFFQGCNVYARKPVKGQSITITAQGRESSSDSTGTVFQNCTFRATSELITSGFPVDGYLGRPWRA, encoded by the exons ATGTCGCCGGACGGTGGCGGAAACTCAGCTGCCGAGGATGGTGGCAGAGACCGGCTGCGGCGGGCTGGGGTTTTGACTCTAGTCTCTCTCTCTCGTTCTCCGCTGAAGGAGCTG GCTGTTGGACAAGAAGAAATTGGATTTGACATGGTGGTGGCAAAAAATGGACCAGCAAACTTCACAACAATTGGTGATGCCATCAAGGCTGCACCAAACAATAGTCTGAAGAGAATCAACATCAAGGTGATGGCTGGTGTATACGATGAGTATATTGTTGTTGAAGCAGAGAAGACTAATTTGACCATCATTGGAGAGGGAATTGACAAGACTATAATCACAGGCAACAGGAGTAATGCAACCGGTTTCGGGACCTATTACTCTGCAACGATTG GAATACAAGGTTATGGCTTCATAGCACAAGACCTCACACTTGAAAACACTGCTGGTCCCGAAGGGGGACAAGCAGTGTCACTTCTAAGTGAGTCTTACAATAGTGTTTACTTCCGCTGCAAGATAAGCGATTATCAAGATACTCTTTACGCTAAGGAAGGAGTACAGTTTTTCAAAGGGTGTGAAATCTATGGCACCGTAGATTTCATATTCGGTAATTCTCAGGTCTTCTTTCAAGGATGTAATGTGTATGCTAGGAAACCGGTGAAAGGGCAGTCCATAACAATCACGGCTCAGGGCAGAGAGAGTTCAAGTGATTCCACAGGAACAGTTTTCCAAAACTGCACGTTTCGGGCAACCTCAGAGTTGATTACCTCTGGCTTTCCAGTTGATGGATACTTGGGAAGGCCGTGGAGAGCTTAA